The genomic segment GTTTCTTTTATATTGCTCGTGGTTCCCTAGCTGAAACGATGAGTGCTTTTATCATTGCAGAAAACTTAGGATATTGCACTCAAGAGCAATTAAACTGGGTCAGCCAACTTAAAACTAAAATTGAGAAAAATCTTAACGTTTACTGTCGTTTTGTTCGTTCACAACAGCAGGGTAGTGAGGAATACGGCGATCGCTATTTAAAAGATTAACCACTCACAAAAGCATTATTCAATCCCCAATCCCCAATCCCCAGTCACCAATCCCCAATCACCAATCCCCAATCACCAATCCCCAATCCCCAATCACCAATCCCCAATCACCAATCCCCAATCACCAATCCCCAATCCCCAATCCCCAATCACCAATCACCAAAATTGTTAAAATCCAGTTA from the Oscillatoria salina IIICB1 genome contains:
- a CDS encoding four helix bundle protein produces the protein FFYIARGSLAETMSAFIIAENLGYCTQEQLNWVSQLKTKIEKNLNVYCRFVRSQQQGSEEYGDRYLKD